From Saccharothrix espanaensis DSM 44229, the proteins below share one genomic window:
- a CDS encoding SMI1/KNR4 family protein, whose protein sequence is MSAPVAGSWGRIGKWLRSNASDLSLRPPAEASAVAAAQTAVGLPFPADLVESLLCHDGSPASVVPPRWTLVPLETAVGIWQRNTEHLAARQAVEIDDMSDEDDEDWTETEEGEEDRFWGWNPAWLPIALDGSGGHLVVELREGERRGVVGVLDPETGPRFEGYGTWPSTAALLEGTANALYGGDALWTVGIESWGVDWTR, encoded by the coding sequence ATGAGCGCACCTGTGGCCGGGTCGTGGGGCCGCATCGGGAAGTGGTTGCGGAGCAACGCTTCCGACCTCTCCCTCAGGCCGCCCGCCGAGGCGTCGGCCGTCGCCGCCGCGCAGACCGCGGTCGGGCTCCCGTTCCCGGCGGACCTGGTGGAATCGCTGCTGTGCCACGACGGTTCGCCGGCTTCGGTCGTGCCGCCGCGCTGGACGTTGGTCCCGTTGGAGACCGCGGTCGGGATCTGGCAGCGCAACACCGAGCACCTGGCCGCCCGGCAGGCCGTCGAGATCGACGACATGAGCGACGAGGACGACGAGGACTGGACCGAGACCGAGGAGGGCGAGGAGGACCGGTTCTGGGGCTGGAACCCGGCCTGGCTGCCGATCGCGCTGGACGGCAGCGGGGGCCACCTCGTGGTGGAGTTGCGGGAGGGCGAACGGCGGGGCGTCGTCGGGGTGCTCGACCCGGAGACCGGGCCGCGCTTCGAGGGCTACGGGACGTGGCCCTCGACGGCCGCGTTGCTGGAGGGCACCGCGAACGCGTTGTACGGCGGCGACGCGCTGTGGACGGTGGGGATCGAGTCGTGGGGCGTCGACTGGACCCGGTGA
- a CDS encoding response regulator codes for MTIRILIADDEALLRMAFSTVLEAQPDMTPVGEAADGDQAVRLARELSPDVVLMDVRMPGTDGIEATRQVVRACPRTRVLILTTFDLDDYAFAGLRAGASGFLLKNTRPEELLTAIRDVAAGDAVVSPRITRRLLESFRPHLPDGTRAERDKRLSRLSAREREVLVQVGRGLSNTEIAATLHLAEATVKSHLGRILPKLELRDRIQAVIFAYESRLVHPS; via the coding sequence ATGACGATCCGCATCCTGATCGCCGACGACGAAGCGCTGCTGCGCATGGCGTTCAGCACGGTCCTGGAGGCGCAACCCGACATGACCCCGGTCGGGGAAGCCGCGGACGGCGACCAGGCCGTCCGCCTCGCCCGGGAGCTCAGCCCGGACGTCGTCCTCATGGACGTCCGGATGCCCGGGACCGACGGGATCGAGGCGACCCGGCAGGTAGTCCGGGCCTGCCCGCGAACCAGGGTGCTGATCCTCACCACCTTCGACCTCGACGACTACGCCTTCGCCGGGCTCAGGGCCGGGGCGTCGGGCTTCCTGCTGAAGAACACCAGACCCGAGGAACTGCTCACCGCGATCCGCGACGTGGCCGCGGGCGACGCGGTGGTCTCCCCCCGGATCACCCGCCGCCTGCTGGAGAGCTTCCGCCCGCACCTCCCCGACGGCACCCGCGCCGAGCGCGACAAGCGGCTGAGCCGGCTCAGCGCCCGTGAGCGCGAGGTGCTCGTCCAGGTGGGCCGCGGCCTGTCCAACACCGAGATCGCGGCCACCCTGCACCTCGCGGAAGCGACTGTGAAGTCCCACCTGGGGCGGATCCTGCCCAAGCTCGAACTCCGCGACCGGATCCAGGCCGTGATCTTCGCCTACGAAAGCCGCCTCGTGCACCCGTCTTGA
- a CDS encoding sensor histidine kinase has protein sequence MTEAAAEPGSAHRGRAWPTVGLARHADSVSARVVRLVRRGVSRLPSVVWDLLPATLLLLHVVTTYPLREMPVALALTAALALPLVWRRRAPLAVFGVVAGAAFVQWLLDVQLPADIALLVALYTVAANSGRRGTLLAGAVVAVGGLLACLRWATDGAFLAPFVAVTAMVVAAAVLGVNVRTTRAYLAALEERAERLEQEQEQQARVAVAEERTRITREMHDIVTHNLSVMVALTDAAVYAQHRAPDKATTAMLQISETGRQALTDMRRSLGVLHADEPDAARHPLPGIAQLEALVDQMCAAGLPTRLEVHGGHAHIPATAQLTVYRLVQEALTNTLKHTRPGTQAEVRVRCSTETVTVDVTDNGSRLPRPGATPPGHGITGMRERAAAYGGTLRAGPLPGGGWGVHTRLLLGSSGAASA, from the coding sequence ATGACCGAGGCGGCCGCGGAACCCGGCAGCGCCCACCGGGGCCGGGCGTGGCCGACCGTGGGACTGGCGCGGCACGCCGACTCGGTCTCGGCGCGAGTGGTGCGATTGGTGAGGCGTGGGGTTTCCCGGCTGCCGTCCGTGGTGTGGGACTTGCTGCCGGCGACGCTGCTCCTGCTCCACGTCGTGACCACGTACCCGCTGCGCGAGATGCCGGTGGCCCTGGCCCTCACCGCTGCCCTAGCGCTGCCCCTGGTGTGGCGGCGGCGGGCCCCGCTCGCGGTCTTCGGCGTCGTGGCGGGCGCGGCCTTCGTCCAATGGCTGCTGGACGTCCAACTGCCGGCGGACATCGCCTTGCTGGTGGCGCTCTACACGGTGGCCGCGAACTCGGGTCGGCGCGGCACACTCCTCGCCGGTGCCGTCGTGGCGGTGGGGGGCCTGCTGGCCTGCCTGCGCTGGGCCACGGACGGCGCGTTCCTGGCCCCGTTCGTCGCGGTCACCGCGATGGTCGTCGCCGCCGCCGTCCTCGGGGTGAACGTCCGGACCACGCGCGCCTACCTCGCGGCCCTCGAAGAACGGGCCGAACGCCTTGAACAAGAGCAGGAACAGCAGGCGCGCGTGGCCGTCGCCGAGGAGAGGACGCGGATCACCCGCGAGATGCACGACATCGTCACCCACAACCTGTCCGTCATGGTCGCGCTCACCGACGCCGCCGTCTACGCCCAGCACCGGGCGCCGGACAAGGCCACCACCGCGATGCTCCAGATCTCCGAGACGGGCCGGCAGGCCCTGACCGACATGCGGCGTTCCCTGGGCGTCCTGCACGCCGACGAACCGGACGCGGCGCGCCACCCGCTGCCCGGCATCGCACAACTGGAGGCGCTGGTCGACCAGATGTGCGCAGCCGGGCTGCCGACCCGCCTCGAAGTCCACGGCGGTCACGCCCACATACCCGCCACCGCGCAACTGACCGTCTACCGCCTGGTGCAGGAAGCCTTGACCAACACCCTCAAGCACACCCGACCCGGTACGCAGGCTGAGGTCCGGGTGCGGTGCTCGACCGAGACGGTCACAGTGGACGTCACCGACAACGGCTCCCGCCTGCCACGACCCGGTGCCACACCGCCCGGCCACGGCATCACCGGCATGCGCGAGCGCGCGGCCGCCTACGGGGGGACGTTGCGGGCCGGACCGCTCCCGGGCGGCGGCTGGGGAGTCCACACCCGGCTCCTGCTCGGCAGCAGCGGGGCGGCGTCCGCATGA
- a CDS encoding alpha/beta hydrolase family protein yields the protein MTEIITGLHMSPLEILAVLGAVALVVARWLPPAARPRVTIAAGAVFLLSTILLIVTGIRWQLLPVLAGAAFAAPFAFSPLVRRRTGRPAWRARWWLALPGALACVGLITTGPVAAWGFPVPVFPKPTGDFAVGTRVVQWTDPSRPETFTADQDDRRTVVVQLWYPAQNSPADVPRAQYLGRTEDEARTVSAALAGGVGLPAFLVDGVARAHTHSVFDAPVADGGGRFPVVLFSPGANGVRTQNTAWAEEVAGHGYVVAAVDHLYDSAAVVLTDGRTITAQTASTGDQDEDHRLAADWTAIRAADLGFVLTRLEGLDRGEDAGPLTGRLDTGRVAATGHSMGGAAALQAARQDRRVDAVIDLDGYPHGPTAPSLDQPTLALTQAITPATDQRYLPRLTEVLELGTATNYRLTVPGAAHLTFMDGALYLPPVSSIVGSLGRTASPRVVATTTLAFLDTVLREESVDLAGVLSAHGDLTVHHPDQNR from the coding sequence GTGACCGAGATCATCACAGGACTGCACATGTCCCCCTTGGAAATCCTCGCCGTGCTGGGTGCCGTCGCCCTGGTCGTGGCGCGCTGGCTTCCACCCGCCGCCCGCCCACGCGTCACGATCGCGGCGGGTGCGGTCTTCCTGCTGTCCACGATCCTGCTGATCGTGACGGGGATCCGCTGGCAGCTGCTGCCGGTGCTGGCGGGCGCTGCCTTCGCGGCGCCGTTCGCCTTCTCCCCCCTGGTGCGACGCCGTACCGGCCGGCCGGCGTGGCGGGCCCGCTGGTGGCTGGCGTTGCCGGGGGCGCTGGCCTGCGTCGGCCTGATCACGACGGGCCCCGTCGCCGCGTGGGGCTTTCCCGTGCCCGTGTTTCCCAAGCCCACGGGCGATTTCGCGGTCGGCACCCGCGTGGTGCAGTGGACCGACCCGAGCCGCCCCGAGACGTTCACCGCCGACCAGGACGACCGGCGCACGGTCGTGGTCCAGCTCTGGTACCCCGCCCAGAACAGCCCTGCGGACGTGCCACGGGCCCAGTACCTCGGACGCACGGAGGACGAGGCGCGCACCGTCTCCGCAGCCCTCGCCGGCGGCGTCGGCCTGCCGGCTTTCCTGGTCGACGGCGTTGCTCGGGCGCACACCCACTCGGTCTTCGACGCCCCGGTCGCCGATGGGGGCGGGCGGTTCCCGGTCGTGCTGTTCTCCCCCGGGGCGAACGGCGTGCGCACCCAGAACACCGCCTGGGCGGAGGAAGTCGCCGGCCACGGCTACGTGGTCGCCGCCGTCGACCACCTGTACGACTCCGCCGCCGTCGTCCTCACCGACGGCCGGACGATCACCGCCCAGACCGCCTCCACCGGCGACCAGGACGAGGACCACCGGCTCGCCGCCGACTGGACGGCGATCCGGGCCGCCGACCTGGGCTTCGTCCTCACCCGGCTGGAAGGTCTGGACCGGGGCGAGGACGCCGGCCCGCTGACCGGCCGCCTGGACACCGGCCGGGTCGCGGCGACCGGTCACTCCATGGGTGGTGCCGCCGCCCTTCAGGCCGCCCGGCAGGACCGCCGGGTCGACGCCGTCATCGACCTCGACGGCTACCCCCACGGCCCCACCGCCCCGTCCCTCGACCAGCCGACGCTCGCGCTCACCCAGGCGATCACCCCGGCCACCGACCAGCGCTACCTGCCCCGCCTCACCGAGGTGCTCGAACTCGGCACCGCGACGAACTACCGGCTCACCGTCCCCGGCGCCGCACACCTCACGTTCATGGACGGTGCCCTGTACCTGCCGCCCGTGTCCTCGATCGTCGGCTCCTTGGGCCGCACCGCGAGCCCCCGCGTCGTCGCCACCACCACCCTGGCCTTCCTGGACACCGTCCTGCGGGAGGAATCCGTCGACCTGGCCGGTGTTCTGTCGGCCCACGGCGATCTCACCGTCCACCACCCGGACCAGAACCGGTGA
- a CDS encoding MarR family winged helix-turn-helix transcriptional regulator, producing MDDGLADLLHRVVMLLGDAARRRPDDGLTYSQLRLLGTLEDVEPTTQHRLAQALSVSDPAISRALRPLETDGLVQITVDPEHARRRLVRLTDAGREAFHTAGKPLYDELRAGLVAAGFPYERYLRDTLRLAEILASDPDR from the coding sequence GTGGATGACGGACTCGCAGACCTGCTGCACCGCGTGGTCATGCTGCTGGGCGACGCGGCCCGGCGACGCCCCGACGACGGCCTGACCTACAGCCAGTTGCGGCTGCTGGGCACGCTGGAGGACGTCGAACCGACGACGCAGCACCGCCTCGCGCAAGCGCTGTCGGTGTCCGACCCGGCGATCAGCCGCGCGCTGCGTCCACTCGAGACGGACGGCCTGGTGCAGATCACCGTCGACCCCGAACACGCGCGCCGACGCCTGGTCCGGCTCACCGACGCCGGCCGAGAAGCCTTCCACACCGCGGGAAAGCCGCTCTACGACGAGTTGCGCGCCGGACTCGTCGCGGCGGGGTTCCCCTACGAGCGCTACCTGCGGGACACCCTCCGGCTGGCCGAGATCCTCGCGTCCGACCCGGATCGGTGA
- a CDS encoding DUF6790 family protein — translation MDTFPYLAQSAFPLVWILVLAIGAFLRARRARSRQEALEIWQRWWAIGAFGIGSLWMTVAFLVIPDAMAAAIGFERTPFMVEIAFANLGLAVMGFRAASASARERITIGLGGGMFLWGAAIGHVHQWFANGNHFPGNTGGVIVNDILVPAVMIALAVRSRRLAADPRPIAA, via the coding sequence GTGGACACCTTCCCCTACCTCGCCCAGTCCGCGTTTCCCCTGGTCTGGATCCTGGTGCTGGCCATCGGGGCGTTCCTGCGGGCCCGCCGCGCCCGGTCGCGCCAAGAGGCGCTGGAGATCTGGCAGCGCTGGTGGGCCATCGGCGCCTTCGGCATCGGCAGCCTGTGGATGACGGTCGCGTTCCTCGTCATCCCCGACGCCATGGCCGCGGCGATCGGCTTCGAGCGGACGCCGTTCATGGTGGAGATCGCCTTCGCCAACCTCGGACTGGCCGTGATGGGCTTCCGGGCCGCCTCGGCGTCCGCGCGCGAGCGCATCACCATCGGGCTCGGCGGCGGGATGTTCCTGTGGGGAGCCGCGATCGGCCACGTCCACCAGTGGTTCGCCAACGGCAACCACTTCCCCGGCAACACCGGCGGCGTCATCGTCAACGACATCCTGGTCCCGGCGGTCATGATCGCCCTGGCCGTACGATCCCGGCGACTGGCGGCCGATCCCCGGCCGATCGCCGCCTGA
- a CDS encoding TMEM175 family protein, whose translation MATHTGTEPEDETDEVRAAATDRLTTFVDAAVAIALTLLALDLPVPTGDSTDAMLGSVSAHREEYLAFALSFVVIAAHWRAHHRIFRHVRSLGTRLTSLALTWLFMQVLMPFATRVITADGAFAPRFSFYALVQVLASASFALIIREIRREHLYRTDVPPRGLAQSLVRSICLAAVFGVSIPLSFLTTSTVAYLCWLAAPIVLTIAGHVQRRASDT comes from the coding sequence ATGGCGACTCACACCGGCACCGAACCCGAGGACGAGACCGACGAGGTGCGCGCGGCCGCCACCGATCGGCTCACCACGTTCGTCGACGCGGCGGTCGCGATCGCCCTCACCCTGCTCGCGCTGGACCTCCCCGTCCCCACCGGCGACAGCACCGACGCCATGCTGGGTTCGGTGTCGGCGCACCGCGAGGAGTACCTGGCCTTCGCGCTGAGCTTCGTGGTGATCGCCGCCCACTGGCGCGCCCACCACCGGATCTTCCGCCACGTCCGCTCGCTGGGCACCCGCCTGACCAGCCTCGCCCTGACCTGGCTGTTCATGCAGGTCCTGATGCCGTTCGCGACCCGGGTGATCACCGCCGACGGCGCCTTCGCGCCCCGGTTCAGCTTCTACGCGCTCGTGCAGGTCCTGGCGTCGGCGTCGTTCGCGCTGATCATCCGGGAGATCCGGCGCGAACACCTGTACCGCACGGACGTCCCGCCCAGGGGGCTCGCGCAGAGCCTGGTGCGCAGCATCTGCCTGGCCGCGGTGTTCGGGGTGTCCATCCCCCTCTCGTTCCTGACCACGAGCACCGTCGCCTACCTGTGCTGGCTCGCCGCACCGATCGTGCTCACCATCGCCGGCCACGTCCAGCGCCGCGCTTCCGACACCTGA
- a CDS encoding nucleotidyl transferase family protein produces MLTNPAKAGRFFLPERLALLADVTGDLVNVTVDSSPGRLLVDYCREARIGVIVRGVRTPADLEHELPMARANRHLSGLETLFVPTSPAHAYLSSTLVTATTRR; encoded by the coding sequence GTGCTGACCAACCCGGCCAAGGCCGGCCGGTTCTTCCTCCCCGAACGGCTGGCCCTGCTCGCCGACGTGACCGGCGACCTCGTCAACGTCACGGTCGACTCCAGTCCCGGCCGGCTGCTGGTCGACTACTGCCGCGAGGCACGTATCGGCGTGATCGTGCGGGGGGTGCGCACCCCGGCCGATCTGGAGCACGAACTGCCGATGGCTCGGGCGAACCGTCACCTGAGCGGCCTCGAAACGCTCTTCGTCCCGACCAGCCCCGCACACGCCTACCTCTCCTCGACCCTCGTCACGGCGACGACGCGCCGCTGA
- a CDS encoding CsbD family protein codes for MGADDKLEGKADELKGKVKQGVGDATDDPQLETEGKVDETKGDLKQAAEKVKDAFKN; via the coding sequence ATGGGCGCCGACGACAAGCTCGAAGGAAAGGCCGACGAGCTGAAGGGCAAGGTCAAGCAGGGCGTGGGCGACGCTACCGATGACCCGCAGCTGGAGACCGAAGGCAAGGTCGACGAAACCAAGGGCGACCTCAAGCAGGCTGCCGAAAAGGTGAAGGACGCCTTCAAGAACTGA
- a CDS encoding glycosyltransferase has translation MKIALVAEHVGADRSTGIRQATHVSALAAAMGDRGHEVVLYTRPDGALKRDLPGSRAGYRVEHGPEPGATALGDFAEYLGERLRATRPDVVHAHHWTSGLAAVAAVDGLDVPVVQSFHSLGVVERRFGRWDPGPDERVDSELLVSRRAAHLVAASRKELGELSAMGVAPGDVSVVPYTVDTRRFRPGGTVFPRRLARRIVVAGTISPHKGVADVVTALIGLPDTELVFAGSTSPRADADVLSPLRAYAQACGVEDRVRFLGRVPRASMPALLRSADVVVCAPWDGLNTMVAVEAMACGTPVVATDVGGFAETVVDKVTGLLVPRRDPRALAKALRELFADNVRRFAYGVAGTDRVESRHTTDHSAQEIERVYDLVTGQESRGRPETRRTEGLAGPRAAAALPLTRKTNR, from the coding sequence GTGAAGATCGCGCTGGTCGCGGAGCACGTCGGCGCGGACCGGTCGACCGGCATCCGGCAAGCGACCCACGTCTCCGCACTTGCCGCCGCGATGGGGGATCGCGGCCATGAGGTCGTCCTGTACACGCGGCCGGACGGGGCGCTCAAGCGGGACCTGCCCGGCTCGCGCGCCGGTTACCGCGTCGAGCACGGCCCGGAGCCGGGGGCGACCGCGCTGGGCGACTTCGCCGAGTACCTGGGGGAGCGGCTGCGGGCCACGCGCCCGGACGTGGTGCACGCCCACCACTGGACGTCGGGCCTGGCGGCGGTGGCCGCTGTGGACGGTCTGGACGTGCCGGTCGTGCAGTCGTTCCACTCGCTGGGCGTGGTGGAGCGCCGGTTCGGCCGCTGGGACCCCGGCCCGGACGAGCGCGTCGATTCCGAACTCCTGGTCAGCCGCCGGGCGGCGCACCTCGTCGCGGCGTCCCGGAAGGAGTTGGGCGAACTGTCGGCGATGGGGGTCGCGCCGGGCGACGTCTCCGTCGTGCCGTACACGGTGGACACCCGCCGCTTCCGGCCCGGCGGCACGGTCTTCCCGCGCCGGCTCGCCAGGAGGATCGTCGTCGCGGGAACGATCTCGCCGCACAAGGGCGTCGCCGACGTGGTCACCGCGCTGATCGGGTTGCCGGACACGGAATTGGTGTTCGCGGGCAGCACCTCGCCGCGCGCGGACGCCGATGTGCTCAGTCCGTTGCGCGCGTACGCGCAGGCGTGCGGGGTCGAGGACCGGGTGCGGTTCCTCGGCCGGGTGCCGAGGGCGTCGATGCCGGCGTTGCTGCGCTCGGCGGACGTCGTGGTCTGCGCTCCGTGGGATGGCCTGAACACCATGGTCGCGGTGGAGGCGATGGCGTGCGGCACGCCGGTGGTCGCGACCGACGTCGGCGGCTTCGCGGAGACGGTCGTGGACAAGGTGACCGGGCTGCTCGTCCCGCGACGGGATCCGCGCGCCCTGGCCAAGGCGTTGCGCGAACTGTTCGCCGACAACGTCCGGCGCTTCGCCTACGGGGTCGCGGGCACCGACCGCGTCGAGTCCCGCCACACCACCGACCATTCCGCCCAGGAGATCGAGCGCGTGTACGACCTGGTGACCGGACAGGAGTCCCGTGGCCGTCCTGAGACCCGGAGAACAGAGGGGTTGGCGGGCCCGCGCGCGGCGGCGGCCCTTCCCCTGACCCGCAAGACGAACCGTTGA
- the hemA gene encoding 5-aminolevulinate synthase: protein MVQPLDVMGRWAEAPVDSRREFLEVQRIAGRFPAAGTRTDQGGCVEISVWCSNDYLAMGQHPRVLAAMKDAIDRYGGGSGGSRNIAGTNPVHHVLEAELADLHGKEQGLLFGSGYSANDGALTVLAGGTENCAVFSDEKNHASIIDGLRHSGAEKHIFRHNDVTHLRELIAAVDPARPKLIVIESVYSMSGDLAPLAEIADIAHEHNAVTFLDEVHAVGMYGPQGAGIAASLGIADRFTVIMGTLAKGFGTSGGYIAGPAPIVDTIRNTSRPFIFTTSLPPATAAGALAAVRHLRASDTERHRLAHNATLLHTLLTQRGIPFLSDQSHIVSVFVADEEKCKRASALLLREHGIYVQPINAPSVRAGEEILRVAPSAAHTTEAVHDFAAALDDVWRAVGLSRTDAMTRWR from the coding sequence GTGGTGCAGCCGTTGGACGTGATGGGGCGATGGGCGGAAGCGCCCGTCGACAGCAGGCGGGAGTTCCTCGAAGTGCAGCGCATCGCCGGGCGTTTTCCGGCAGCCGGCACCCGGACCGACCAGGGTGGCTGTGTCGAGATCAGTGTCTGGTGCAGCAACGACTACCTGGCCATGGGCCAACACCCCCGGGTGCTCGCGGCGATGAAGGACGCGATCGACCGGTACGGCGGCGGCTCGGGAGGGTCCCGCAACATCGCCGGCACAAACCCCGTGCACCACGTGCTGGAAGCGGAACTGGCCGACCTGCACGGCAAAGAACAGGGACTGCTCTTCGGCTCCGGCTACAGCGCAAACGACGGCGCGCTGACCGTGCTGGCGGGCGGCACGGAGAACTGCGCGGTGTTCTCCGACGAGAAGAACCACGCGTCCATCATCGACGGGCTCCGGCACAGCGGCGCGGAGAAGCACATCTTCCGGCACAACGACGTCACGCACCTGCGCGAGCTGATCGCCGCCGTCGACCCGGCCCGCCCGAAGCTGATCGTGATCGAGTCGGTGTACTCGATGTCCGGTGACCTCGCGCCACTGGCCGAGATCGCCGACATCGCCCACGAGCACAACGCGGTGACATTCCTGGACGAGGTGCACGCGGTCGGCATGTACGGCCCGCAGGGCGCGGGCATCGCCGCGAGCCTCGGCATCGCCGACCGGTTCACCGTCATCATGGGAACGCTGGCCAAGGGCTTCGGCACCTCGGGCGGCTACATCGCGGGCCCCGCGCCGATAGTGGACACGATCCGCAACACCTCTCGCCCTTTCATCTTCACCACGTCGCTGCCACCCGCCACCGCCGCCGGCGCGCTCGCCGCGGTACGGCACCTGCGGGCGTCGGACACCGAACGGCACCGGCTGGCGCACAACGCCACTCTGCTGCACACCCTGCTGACCCAACGCGGAATCCCGTTCCTGTCCGACCAGTCGCACATCGTGTCGGTGTTCGTGGCGGACGAGGAGAAGTGCAAGCGGGCGTCGGCGCTGCTGCTGCGCGAGCACGGCATCTACGTCCAGCCGATCAACGCTCCCAGCGTCCGCGCGGGTGAGGAGATCCTGCGCGTCGCCCCCAGCGCGGCGCACACCACCGAGGCCGTCCACGACTTCGCCGCCGCCCTGGACGACGTGTGGCGGGCAGTGGGCCTCTCCCGCACCGACGCGATGACCCGGTGGCGATGA
- a CDS encoding long-chain-fatty-acid--CoA ligase codes for MTVSVAAILAETAGRRPEHPAIVFGAERITYRELWRRARSCAAVLRARGVGPGDRVALVLPNTPHFPAVYFGLLALGAVPVPVNVLLTPAEMTYVVEDSGAVALATDPSYVDVVPRVVEVLCEELLAPVEPIDSYVPRDPGDLALVLYTSGTTGRPKGAMLSQLNVVLNVGTTVRSPFDLGPADVLLGALPLSHAFGQVCGMLTCFAAGATMVLMARFDGPEAIRLMAGHGCTVFMGVPTMYLALLDAATSVRPKLDRVFSGGAALSVEVLEAVESTFGCRVYEGYGLTETSPVVAYNQKAWPSRLGTVGKPIWGVRVAIARPEVEGRIELLRAGEPGEVVISGHNVMMGYLNRPEATAEVLVDGWLRSGDVGVLDDEGYLRLVDRKKDMVVRGGYKVYPREVEEVLARHPKIAQVAVIGVPHERHGEEVCAVVVARSGVTPGVDLAQELVAWGKERLAAYKYPRRVEFVTGLPLGPSGKVLKRELHRAVAALDQSGATGGRHS; via the coding sequence ATGACCGTGTCCGTGGCAGCGATCCTCGCCGAGACGGCCGGACGCAGGCCGGAGCACCCGGCGATCGTGTTCGGTGCCGAGCGGATCACCTACCGCGAGCTGTGGCGACGTGCGCGGTCCTGCGCGGCGGTGTTGCGGGCGCGCGGCGTCGGACCCGGTGACCGGGTCGCGCTGGTGCTGCCGAACACCCCGCACTTCCCGGCGGTCTACTTCGGCCTCCTCGCACTCGGTGCCGTGCCGGTGCCGGTCAACGTGCTGCTCACGCCCGCCGAGATGACCTACGTCGTGGAGGACTCCGGCGCCGTCGCGCTGGCGACCGATCCGTCCTATGTGGACGTGGTGCCGAGGGTGGTCGAGGTGTTGTGCGAGGAGCTGCTCGCACCGGTCGAGCCGATCGACTCCTACGTCCCGCGCGATCCGGGTGACCTCGCGCTGGTGCTCTACACCTCGGGGACCACCGGCCGGCCGAAGGGCGCGATGCTGAGCCAGCTCAACGTCGTGCTGAACGTCGGCACCACCGTGCGCTCGCCGTTCGACCTCGGGCCGGCGGACGTGCTGCTCGGCGCGTTGCCGCTGTCCCACGCCTTCGGCCAGGTCTGCGGCATGCTCACCTGCTTCGCCGCGGGCGCGACCATGGTGCTGATGGCGCGGTTCGACGGCCCCGAGGCGATCCGGCTGATGGCCGGGCACGGCTGCACGGTGTTCATGGGCGTGCCGACGATGTACCTCGCGCTGCTGGACGCCGCCACCTCCGTGCGGCCGAAGCTGGACCGGGTCTTCTCCGGCGGTGCCGCGCTGTCGGTCGAGGTGCTGGAGGCCGTCGAGAGCACGTTCGGCTGCCGGGTCTACGAGGGCTACGGGCTGACCGAGACCTCCCCGGTGGTCGCGTACAACCAGAAGGCCTGGCCCAGCCGACTCGGCACGGTCGGCAAACCGATCTGGGGCGTGCGCGTGGCCATCGCCCGGCCCGAGGTGGAGGGCAGGATCGAGCTGCTGCGCGCCGGTGAGCCCGGCGAGGTGGTGATCAGCGGCCACAACGTGATGATGGGCTACCTCAACCGGCCGGAGGCCACCGCCGAGGTGCTCGTGGACGGCTGGTTGCGGTCCGGCGACGTCGGCGTGCTCGACGACGAGGGCTACCTGCGCCTGGTCGACCGCAAGAAGGACATGGTGGTGCGCGGCGGTTACAAGGTCTACCCGCGCGAGGTCGAGGAAGTGCTGGCGCGGCACCCGAAGATCGCGCAGGTCGCGGTCATCGGCGTGCCGCACGAGCGGCACGGCGAGGAGGTGTGCGCCGTGGTGGTGGCGCGGTCCGGGGTCACGCCCGGTGTCGACCTCGCGCAGGAGCTGGTGGCGTGGGGCAAGGAGCGGCTCGCCGCGTACAAGTACCCGCGCCGGGTGGAGTTCGTCACCGGCTTGCCGCTGGGGCCCAGCGGCAAGGTGCTCAAACGCGAGCTGCACCGCGCGGTGGCCGCGCTCGATCAATCAGGGGCCACCGGTGGTCGCCACTCCTGA